From the genome of Segatella hominis, one region includes:
- the map gene encoding type I methionyl aminopeptidase, giving the protein MVIKKRRWHCLPGQPLTDLDKQVMFWENKGKLVPTRDLIKTPEQIEGIRKSGVVNTGCLDAVAEAIRPGMNTQEIDDICMQYCKDHDAIPACLNYEGYPKSVCTSINEVVCHGIPKEEDVLQEGDIVNVDMTTIVDGYYADASRMFIIGKTTPEKEQLVRVAKECLEIGAEAAKPYSFVGDIGHAIEKHCKKYGYGVVRDLCGHGVGCEFHEEPEVLHYGHKGTGMLLVPGMVFTIEPMINMGTWKVFIDADDPYGWEVITGDEKPSAQWEHTFVMTEHGVEVLTY; this is encoded by the coding sequence ATGGTTATTAAAAAAAGAAGATGGCATTGCTTGCCGGGTCAGCCTCTGACCGACCTTGATAAGCAGGTGATGTTTTGGGAAAATAAAGGCAAATTGGTGCCTACTCGTGATTTGATCAAGACTCCAGAACAGATTGAGGGTATCCGTAAGAGCGGTGTCGTCAATACGGGTTGTCTTGATGCGGTGGCTGAAGCTATCCGCCCAGGTATGAACACGCAGGAGATCGACGACATCTGTATGCAGTACTGCAAGGATCATGATGCCATACCTGCCTGCCTCAATTACGAGGGCTATCCTAAAAGCGTTTGTACGAGTATCAATGAGGTGGTTTGCCATGGTATTCCTAAGGAGGAAGACGTGCTCCAGGAGGGCGATATCGTCAATGTGGATATGACTACCATCGTGGACGGCTATTATGCTGACGCTTCCCGTATGTTCATCATCGGCAAGACGACTCCGGAGAAGGAGCAGTTGGTGAGAGTGGCTAAGGAATGCCTCGAAATCGGTGCTGAAGCTGCCAAGCCATACAGTTTTGTGGGCGACATCGGTCATGCTATCGAGAAGCACTGCAAGAAATACGGTTATGGAGTGGTGCGCGATCTCTGTGGACATGGCGTGGGCTGCGAGTTCCACGAAGAGCCAGAGGTGCTTCACTACGGTCATAAGGGTACTGGTATGCTGCTCGTTCCGGGTATGGTATTCACCATCGAACCAATGATTAACATGGGTACCTGGAAGGTGTTCATCGATGCGGACGATCCATACGGATGGGAGGTTATCACAGGCGATGAAAAACCATCTGCACAGTGGGAGCATACCTTCGTGATGACAGAACACGGTGTAGAGGTGCTGACCTACTAA
- a CDS encoding HAD family hydrolase, with protein MIKTVIFDMGGVIITLNHDEAVRRFSALGLQKADEVLNPYCQAGIFGDLEEGKLSLEEYQEALEKMVGRKLSFEEVRHCWLGYAADVPANKLAALRKLKEEGYRVILLSNTNPYMSSWTDSTEFSGDGHAIGEYFDALYRSYEVKLMKPDDRFFRYVLTQEKILPEDALFVDDGPRNCAAASELGIRTYCPQNGADWTEEIYKFLK; from the coding sequence ATGATTAAAACGGTGATTTTTGACATGGGCGGCGTGATCATCACACTCAACCATGATGAAGCAGTGAGGCGTTTCAGTGCATTGGGGCTGCAGAAGGCTGATGAAGTTTTGAACCCTTATTGTCAGGCGGGCATCTTCGGCGATCTGGAGGAAGGTAAACTGAGTCTTGAAGAATATCAGGAGGCCCTGGAGAAGATGGTGGGTAGAAAACTGTCTTTTGAGGAAGTGCGCCATTGCTGGTTGGGTTATGCGGCTGATGTGCCTGCCAATAAGTTGGCTGCTCTCCGCAAGTTGAAAGAGGAAGGCTATCGTGTGATTCTCCTCTCCAATACCAATCCCTACATGAGTTCCTGGACAGACAGCACGGAATTCTCTGGTGACGGCCATGCCATCGGTGAGTATTTTGATGCCCTGTATCGCAGTTATGAGGTGAAGTTGATGAAGCCGGATGATCGCTTCTTCCGCTATGTGCTCACTCAGGAAAAAATCCTCCCAGAAGATGCGCTCTTCGTAGATGATGGTCCGCGCAACTGCGCTGCTGCCAGCGAACTGGGCATCCGTACCTATTGTCCGCAGAACGGAGCAGACTGGACAGAGGAAATCTATAAGTTTCTGAAATAA